A section of the Trichomycterus rosablanca isolate fTriRos1 chromosome 6, fTriRos1.hap1, whole genome shotgun sequence genome encodes:
- the ccdc80l1 gene encoding coiled-coil domain-containing protein 80, with protein sequence MKPFQTHLLLCVLLWTVHTSAVKSSVGAHFRSTRNHAGKGRTDTQAQSHTFTAISGNSALQADQATDLSVSPVRRVLKGRRPVQSSNVQPVRKPNVPNNNAVPSLPRQGPQSSHVRMANGTGPINILASFAGKNRVLVISAPHDSDGYYRLMMSLLKPDVYCEMADRHMQQIVMFHRKEEMGGKVRRVNNQGSIVEEPLDPALVPKLMSFLKLEEGKFGMVLLRRTLQVEERYPYPVRLEAVYEVIDQTPMRRHEKVRQKGFVERCKAMGMEGKVVHPVETEIEGSKLSVQTENQDIERLKVARPTPQPTLSSTTQSTTTQTTRKTTTTTSTTKPTTTITAMTLPALTTTTAPTTTLPSTTTTLPTLSTKAAHRRPHKLPHKRKGHLSPLEPTNQPVTSNRQRENTVTFPSISPDFNTHHTDKHRDRSDRISPEGRKQKPIKVKTPKGKNKNVGREQINEHTEDYEEAKPTASKLLEEVMPTKAGKKTREKAEKKGEKKKTKRPMKPVKNTETKPPKASKDDDANSNSAKKASSHKDTNASKPTVKPTEKTALELFLGYFEKKRRLLVITTPDENSKMYNQQRDEYLEQVCDMALRKISIITIFGPLANGTMKIDHYQMEQDKPLSGLPDSDLINQQLITAFRKHLGMFHNDFYMVLTDFDIKVKQQYEVPIIMKAVFDYIDTFSSRLKEMESQRKLGIICKKEDKSRSLENFLSRFRWRRRLLVISAPDGEEWAYQQQLYALNSQTCNLGLRHVCVLKLLGQTMEDIGGVLDLYPINGSSKTEREDLSAPLVRDLRNYFQVSPDYFSMLLVGKDGNVKSWYPSPMWSMSTIYELIDSMQLRRQEMAIQQSLGMRCPEEEYGYHEEYHEGYHRGYGY encoded by the exons ATGAAGCCCTTCCAGACACATTTGCTTTTGTGTGTCTTGCTATGGACAGTTCACACATCAGCTGTCAAGTCTTCAGTGGGCGCACATTTCAGAAGCACTAGGAACCATGCTGGAAAAGGACGTACTGACACACAAGCACAATCGCACACTTTTACAGCCATCTCAGGGAACTCTGCTCTTCAGGCAGATCAAGCTACTGATTTATCAGTGTCCCCTGTGAGGAGAGTCCTGAAAGGTCGAAGACCTGTACAAAGTTCAAACGTACAGCCAGTCAGAAAACCTAACGTTCCTAATAATAATGCAGTCCCCAGTCTGCCCCGACAGGGCCCTCAGAGCTCTCATGTCCGTATGGCCAATGGAACAGGCCCCATAAATATTCTTGCCAGTTTTGCAGGCAAGAACCGAGTTCTGGTCATTTCGGCGCCTCATGATTCAGACGGCTACTACAGGTTGATGATGAGCTTACTCAAGCCAGATGTGTACTGTGAGATGGCAGACCGACATATGCAGCAGATTGTCATGTTTCATAGGAAGGAAGAGATGGGTGGAAAAGTCAGACGCGTAAACAATCAAGGCTCGATCGTTGAGGAGCCGTTGGATCCAGCCTTGGTACCCAAGCTGATGAGCTTTCTAAAGCTAGAGGAGGGCAAGTTTGGCATGGTGCTGCTAAGGAGAACCCTGCAAGTAGAGGAAAGGTATCCCTATCCGGTGAGGCTAGAAGCTGTTTACGAGGTGATAGACCAGACGCCAATGCGCAGACATGAGAAAGTCAGGCAGAAAGGATTTGTGGAGAGGTGTAAGGCCATGGGAATGGAAGGAAAGGTGGTACATCCTGTTGAGACTGAGATAGAAGGCTCCAAACTCAGTGTGCAGACTGAAAACCAAGATATTGAGAGACTGAAAGTGGCAAGACCTACTCCACAGCCTACTTTAAGTAGTACAACACAATCTACTACTACCCAAACAACAAGAAAAACAACTACAACTACCTCTACTACAAAACCAACAACAACAATCACAGCTATGACTCTACCTGCTTTAACTACTACCACTGCACCCACAACTACTCTTCCCTCGACAACCACCACACTACCTACCTTATCCACCAAAGCAGCACATAGACGCCCCCACAAATTACCCCACAAACGCAAAGGCCACCTAAGCCCCTTAGAACCCACCAATCAGCCTGTTACTTCCAACCGCCAAAGAGAAAACACAGTAACCTTCCCCTCCATTAGCCCTGATTTTAATACTcaccacacagacaaacacagagACCGCTCAGATAGGATTTCACCTGAAGGCCGCAAACAGAAGCCTATCAAGGTTAAAACACcaaagggaaaaaataaaaacgtaGGGAGGGAGCAAATCAATGAACATACAGAAGACTATGAGGAAGCAAAGCCTACAGCAAGTAAACTATTGGAGGAAGTTATGCCCACCaaagcaggaaaaaaaacacGGGAAAAAGCTGAGAAGAAAGGTGAgaagaaaaagacaaagagaCCCATGAAGCCTgtgaaaaacactgaaacaaaaCCACCTAAAGCTTCCAAGGATGATGATGCTAACAGTAATTCAGCGAAAAAAGCAAGCAGCCATAAGGACACAAATGCCAGCAAACCAACTGTAAAGCCTACAGAAAAGACGGCACTAGAGTTGTTCCTTGGTTATTTTGAGAAAAAGAGACGTCTACTT GTAATCACCACCCCTGATGAAAACAGCAAAATGTACAATCAGCAGAGGGATGAGTATCTGGAGCAGGTCTGTGACATGGCCCTACGCAAGATCTCCATCATTACCATTTTTGGCCCCCTAGCAAACGGGACCATGAAGATTGACCATTACCAGATGG AACAAGATAAACCACTGAGTGGCCTTCCAGACAGTGACCTTATTAATCAGCAGCTCATTACGGCATTCCGGAAGCATCTTGGCATGTTTCATAATGACTTCTACATGGTGCTAACTGACTTTGACATTAAAGTgaag CAACAGTATGAAGTTCCGATCATCATGAAGGCAGTGTTTGACTACATCGATACATTCTCATCACGCCTAAAAGAGATGGAAAGTCAAAGGAAGCTCGGAATaatttgcaagaaagaagacaaATCCAGATCGCTGGAGAATTTCCTCTCTAG ATTTCGTTGGAGACGAAGGCTGCTCGTCATCTCCGCCCCTGATGGTGAGGAATGGGCCTATCAGCAGCAGCTTTATGCCTTAAACAGTCAGACCTGCAATCTTG GACTGCGtcacgtgtgtgtgctgaagctGCTGGGGCAGACCATGGAGGACATAGGTGGGGTGTTGGATCTCTACCCTATCAATG GAAGTTCAAAGACGGAACGTGAAGACCTTTCTGCACCCCTGGTGCGTGACCTCCGAAACTACTTTCAGGTCAGTCCAGACTACTTCTCCATGCTTCTGGTGGGTAAAGATGGAAATGTGAAGTCTTGGTACCCATCACCTATGTGGTCCATGTCCACCATCTATGAGCTAATCGACTCCATGCAGCTGCGCAGGCAGGAGATGGCCATCCAGCAATCGCTCGGCATGCGCTGCCCTGAAGAGGAATATGGTTACCATGAGGAATATCATGAAGGCTATCATCGTGGTTATGGTTACTAA